The following proteins are encoded in a genomic region of Drosophila miranda strain MSH22 chromosome 4, D.miranda_PacBio2.1, whole genome shotgun sequence:
- the LOC108163514 gene encoding zinc finger protein 771, which yields MELALSKSTCSAGAPPAASCMECCSECPLSCCSASSCYDASCEMLPQDAIRYEYHEPEENFVSIDDVKIKALLLRIGQQQQQQQQEELERQRRLEREKDCLEIIVLDEEGVKQKEQPPSGLIISAARSLAGIWPQQRTSPDIQLIPRVEQRIVAEIELSDSDEEQEEDPEEPSDEDTLPLAAVSCELKEEELAQVIVLQSEDEEEKEQRPTKQKKHGPRRPNKRRPYVNRRGRHLFECAACGKKVQSNYNLRRHMMIHTGERPFPCDLCERRFREFSDLKKHRRRHSHDPLFICMICHLGPPIEQDSTRCADCESKNLMVKPDTEEADQAEDDPVEEMEEDDEEEQDDGEEDQKDATPPPAAPSLPPTLTVTLVPIIPQHTPPAPEVVVPPPPPVQPPATARPPLPRSCSSANSSSSLSNDATVTASPMRPSRSRRSYPCPLCHRPFGTRHNLKRHYMIHTGEKPFSCTKCRKPFRECSTLKKHMVTHVRDRWYKCLRCPLRFQDYLDYTSHKASHQEEKSAYESDDGDSSVEDWLECCECQQRFTELDAYTAHLKQHDMELYGMSVDDVDVEEQGT from the exons ATGGAGCTGGCTTTGAGTAAGTCTACGTGCTCCGCTGGAGCACCACCCGCTGCGTCCTGCATGGAATGCTGCTCTGAATGCCCCCTCTCTTGCTGCAGTGCGTCGTCGTGTTACGATGCCAGCTGCGAGATGCTGCCACAGGATGCCATTCGATACGAGTACCACGAGCCGGAGGAGAACTTTGTATCTATCGATGATGTGAAGATCAAGGCGCTGCTTTTGAGAatcggccagcagcagcagcaacagcagcaggaggagctgGAAAGGCAGCGTCGTCTGGAAAGAGAGAAGGATTGCCTGGAAATCATTGTGCTCGATGAAGAGGGAGTAAAGCAGAAGGAACAGCCACCGTCCGGTTTGATCATCAGTGCAGCCAGAAGCTTGGCAGGAATTTGGCCACAGCAACGTACATCACCCGACATCCAATTGATACCCagagtagagcagcgcattgTGGCGGAGATCGAGCTAAGCGACAGCGATGAGGAGCAAGAAGAGGATCCAGAAGAGCCCAGCGATGAGGATACTCTGCCACTGGCTGCCGTCAGCTGTGAACTGAAAGAAGAGGAGCTGGCACAAGTGATTGTTCTGCAATCAGAGGATGAAGAAGAGAAGGAACAGCGGCCAACCAAGCAGAAGAAGCATGGTCCCCGCAGACCAAACAAACGACGCCCTTATGTTAACCGCCGGGGACGGCATCTCTTCGAGTGCGCCGCCTGCGGGAAGAAGGTGCAGTCCAACTATAATCTGCGGCGCCACATGATGATACACACAG GCGAACGTCCCTTTCCCTGTGATCTGTGCGAGCGTCGCTTCCGAGAGTTTAGCGATCTGAAGAAGCATCGCCGGAGGCACTCTCATGATCCGCTGTTCATCTGCATGATCTGCCATCTGGGACCGCCCATAGAGCAGGACTCGACGCGCTGTGCGGACTGCGAGAGCAAGAATCTCATGGTGAAGCCGGATACGGAAGAAGCAGACCAAGCAGAGGATGATCCTGTGGAAGAGATGGAAGAAGAtgatgaggaggagcaggacGACGGAGAGGAGGATCAAAAGGATGCCACACCACCACCGGCAGCGCCCTCGCTACCACCCACCTTGACCGTGACCCTAGTACCAATAATACCACAGCACACCCCACCCGCCCCAGAGGTAGTTgtgccaccgccaccaccagTACAGCCACCTGCAACTGCTCGCCCGCCCCTGCcacgcagctgcagcagcgcCAACTCATCCTCGTCCCTCAGCAATGACGCCACAGTCACAGCTTCCCCGATGAGGCCCTCTAGAAGTCGCCGCTCCTATCCCTGCCCGCTGTGCCACCGTCCCTTTGGAACGCGCCACAACCTCAAGCGCCACTATATGATCCACACCGGCGAGAAGCCTTTCAGCTGCACCAAGTGCCGCAAGCCATTCCGCGAGTGCTCGACCCTCAAGAAGCACATGGTCACCCATGTCCGGGATCGCTGGTACAAGTGCCTGCGCTGCCCATTGAGGTTCCAGGACTATCTGGACTACACTTCCCACAAAGCCTCGCATCAGGAGGAGAAGTCAGCCTATGAGAGCGATGACGGCGACAGTTCGGTGGAGGATTGGCTGGAGTGCTGCGAGTGCCAGCAGAGATTCACCGAACTGGATGCGTACACGGCACATCTCAAGCAGCACGACATGGAGCTGTACGGCATGAGTGTGGATGATGTGGACGTCGAGGAACAGGGGACCTAA
- the LOC108163719 gene encoding flocculation protein FLO11: protein METETKASSEEQAKTATPVAMDTLDPPPPSSSKTLKRCLSVPIIRTPSGRPSPHAPMTTRAAAAAAAAAKEHEQTPKKNPPQHQQMEHYSSKCNSTIDYFGKSMHIRSQPNSREVSPAPVFNIFAPRARRYSASYSPMSTANGGTNGAALCLTPRVSQLRQEECADLNSREVNHEREVHREIQISQSWEDLTLVAENWSCKSDELSNPLQVTLPSTGSTSCSSPSPTSNRAGMRLPYSPSPTRRTFATRRSMSPIAMRPSQLGPVKRKFELDDNPGGSNWSVYSPSPMKKMFTESRGSSPVCQSPSSVCPSPDSGTYDGRITPKLFISKLCTNNAVGAGGQNNNSSSSDCPSPSSASPGAGGSSGPGMDAGSSSEPMCLALSGSSQSQSIDEGISIPESEPNSCRSRTSSILSTASSSTQVLVNDLADDATLMDDAKSETSSIGGCSTISIESSSCDSGAKTAATFLNRLVVDDGNSPLAQKSFYINKQGLSGAKKYIVNHHEGGGGPSKDVQQKL, encoded by the exons ATGGAAACGGAGACGAAAGCCAGCAGCGAGGAGCAGGCCAAGACGGCGACGCCCGTGGCCATGGACACCCTAGATCCGCCGCCGCCAAGCAGCTCGAAGACCCTTAAACGCTGCCTCAGTGTGCCAATCATCCGAACGCCCTCAGGGCGACCCTCGCCACACGCACCCATGACCACACGCGCAGCCgcagctgctgccgccgcgGCCAAGGAGCACGAGCAGACGCCAAAGAAGAACCCACCGCAGCACCAGCAGATGGAGCACTACTCCTCCAAATGCAACTCGACCATCGATTACTTTGGCAAGAGCATGCACATCCGATCGCAGCCCAATTCCCGCGAGGTCTCGCCGGCGCCGGTGTTCAATATATTTGCACCACGTGCCCGACGCTACTCGGCCAGCTACAGTCCGATGTCCACCGCCAACGGAGGGACCAACGGGGCCGCGCTGTGTCTGACGCCTCGCGTCTCCCAGCTGCGGCAGGAGGAGTGCGCCGATCTGAACAGCCGCGAGGTAAACCACGAGCGGGAGGTGCATCGCGAGATACAGATCTCCCAGAGCTGGGAGGACCTTACGCTGGTGGCCGAGAACTGGTCGTGCAAGTCCGACGAGCTCTCCAATCCGCTGCAGGTCACACTGCCATCGACAGGCAGCACCAGCTGctccagtcccagtcccaccAGCAATCGGGCGGGCATGCGACTGCCCTACTCGCCATCGCCCACGCGGCGCACCTTTGCCACCAGGCGCTCCATGTCGCCGATTGCCATGCGCCCTTCCCAGCTGGGGCCGGTGAAGCGCAAGTTCGAGCTGGACGACAATCCCGGGGGCAGCAACTGGAGTGTCTACTCGCCGTCGCCCATGAAAAAGATGTTTACAGAGAG TCGCGGCTCTTCGCCCGTGTGCCAATCCCCCTCCTCTGTGTGTCCCAGCCCCGACTCGGGCACCTACGATGGACGCATCACCCCTAAGCTGTTCATCTCCAAGCTGTGCACAAATAATGCCGTTGGAGCCGGTGGccagaacaacaacagcagcagctctgACTGTCCCTCTCCCAGTTCCGCTTCGCCCGGAGCTGGTGGTAGCAGTGGGCCTGGTATGGATGCTGGCTCCTCATCGGAGCCCATGTGTCTGGCTCTTTCTGGGAgcagtcagagccagagcatcGATGAAGGCATCTCCATACCGGAGAGCGAGCCCAATTCTTGCCGCAGTCGCACCTCCTCCATACTCTCCACGGCGTCATCGAGCACCCAAGTGCTGGTCAACGATCTGGCCGACGATGCCACCCTAATGGACGATGCCAAGAGCGAGACCTCATCGATCGGGGGCTGTTCCACGATCAGCATAGAGTCCTCCTCATGCGACAGCGGGGCCAAGACGGCGGCCACCTTTCTCAATCGTCTGGTGGTGGACGACGGTAACTCGCCGCTGGCCCAAAAGAGCTTCTACATTAACAAACAGGGCCTCTCGGGGGCCAAAAAGTACATTGTTAACCATCACGAGGGTGGTGGTGGTCCCAGCAAGGATGTGCAGCAAAAGCTTTAA